A stretch of the Oenococcus sp. UCMA 16435 genome encodes the following:
- a CDS encoding insulinase family protein, whose amino-acid sequence MEKLFNGINLDLIHTDQFESVKIVVDFCQSFEKQSAAPRAMLARLLENSSQVFSNRQLIAKKLNELYGTHFSVSSVRFGRISKIRFSLKMPDPTIFSNYPLVEKGLDFLFEQIYRPLIVDGLFPEKFFQTEKKNFLSEYLAGFDDKSYRLHHQALIKYFSDPNMQISPEGDTYSIKKLTNSLLVKTFQQMLQTNRVMVSVSGSIKKNCIKKIIEQWPAVSIKSAALKDLNYRQATHALSKISLDEKGDQSLIENIYGLIDYDYSSEQRFLAILFSRLLGGSSQSLLFSDIREKRHLVYYANSSVIGQDSLMIIQAGLDKKNIPEVEKEIKLQIFNIKQGNFSDQLFASIKKELMTGIVSSSDYQGNAIENHLNGFLSGYSTDPEDAIRIINSVTKNQVSEFSQHSIEQTEALLINEN is encoded by the coding sequence ATGGAAAAATTATTTAATGGAATAAATCTGGATCTAATTCATACGGATCAGTTTGAATCGGTTAAAATAGTCGTCGATTTTTGTCAGTCTTTTGAAAAACAGTCAGCTGCGCCCAGAGCGATGTTGGCAAGATTACTCGAAAATAGTTCTCAGGTTTTTTCGAATCGCCAGTTAATTGCCAAGAAATTAAATGAGCTTTATGGTACTCATTTTTCTGTTTCGAGTGTTCGCTTTGGGCGGATATCTAAAATTCGTTTTAGTTTGAAAATGCCCGATCCGACTATTTTTTCCAATTATCCACTAGTTGAAAAGGGACTGGATTTTCTATTTGAACAAATCTATCGACCTCTGATTGTTGATGGGTTATTTCCAGAAAAATTTTTTCAAACCGAGAAAAAGAATTTTTTATCGGAATATCTCGCAGGCTTTGATGATAAAAGTTACAGGCTTCATCATCAAGCACTAATCAAGTATTTTTCTGATCCTAATATGCAGATATCACCGGAAGGAGATACTTATTCTATTAAAAAATTGACAAATTCATTGCTCGTTAAAACCTTCCAACAAATGTTGCAGACTAATCGTGTAATGGTGTCCGTTTCTGGATCAATTAAAAAGAACTGTATTAAAAAAATTATTGAACAATGGCCGGCAGTATCGATAAAATCGGCTGCTTTAAAGGACTTGAATTATAGGCAGGCGACTCATGCTCTATCAAAAATAAGTCTTGATGAAAAAGGTGATCAATCTTTAATAGAAAATATATATGGTTTAATCGATTACGATTATTCTTCGGAACAGCGCTTTTTAGCAATTTTATTTTCAAGACTGCTCGGCGGTTCAAGTCAATCACTACTTTTCTCTGATATTCGAGAGAAAAGACATTTGGTATATTATGCGAATTCTTCGGTTATTGGTCAAGATAGTCTAATGATTATTCAGGCCGGGCTTGATAAAAAGAACATTCCTGAAGTTGAAAAGGAAATAAAATTGCAAATTTTTAATATCAAACAGGGCAATTTTTCCGATCAATTATTCGCTTCAATTAAAAAGGAATTAATGACAGGGATTGTGTCCAGCAGTGACTATCAAGGCAATGCAATTGAAAATCACTTGAATGGCTTTTTAAGCGGTTACAGCACAGATCCAGAAGATGCCATCAGGATAATTAATTCGGTCACAAAAAATCAGGTATCCGAATTTTCTCAACATTCTATTGAACAAACCGAGGCTTTATTAATAAATGAAAACTGA
- the cls gene encoding cardiolipin synthase produces the protein MNLFIDIILIVLVLNATLAFITVFWSERDVSRIWAWLIVLIFVPIIGFIIYWFAGRRISDKKIFDFTSQEIVGREQIRDNQKYYGHHLHLNQKSNMLVELFENNSGSMLTYGNDLETFFDGQKFFDDLFAEIEKAKDHIHLAYFAIGNDLIGNQLVDLLTKKAHQGVEVRVIYDAYGSHGTHLGMYRRLLKAGGVVYPFLTRRFQLLALRINFRFHRKVVVIDGKVGYIGGFNIGDQYLGKSKRFGNWRDSQLKIIGDSVLSLQSRFFIDWNATAKNRDKLSFLNDYFPATQVNGIHPIQIVSSGPDSLIAQIKQGYLKMITLATKSITIQTPYLIPDQPIYESLMIALAAGVKVNIFIPDRPDHPFVYRATQYYAQEFIDFGANVYRYDGGFLHSKLLIIDDEIVSIGSANMDIRSFELSFEANAFIYSSNFAKKIEKQISIDISKSKLLSKKDFEAQGFWMTVLQKFSRLLSPIL, from the coding sequence ATGAATTTGTTTATTGACATAATTTTAATAGTTTTGGTTCTGAACGCGACATTGGCTTTTATTACAGTTTTTTGGAGCGAAAGAGATGTTAGCAGAATCTGGGCTTGGCTGATTGTTTTGATATTCGTTCCGATAATTGGTTTCATTATTTATTGGTTTGCTGGTCGCAGAATTTCTGATAAAAAAATATTTGATTTTACGAGTCAGGAAATTGTTGGTCGCGAACAGATCAGAGATAACCAAAAGTATTATGGTCATCACTTACATTTAAATCAAAAGTCGAATATGCTTGTCGAGTTATTTGAAAATAATTCCGGATCAATGCTTACTTATGGCAATGACCTGGAAACTTTTTTTGATGGCCAGAAATTTTTTGATGATTTATTTGCCGAAATAGAGAAAGCTAAAGACCACATTCATTTAGCTTACTTTGCAATCGGCAATGATCTTATTGGGAACCAGTTGGTGGATCTATTGACTAAGAAAGCCCATCAAGGAGTTGAAGTCAGAGTTATTTATGATGCTTATGGATCTCATGGCACTCATTTGGGAATGTATCGCCGTTTATTAAAGGCCGGTGGAGTTGTTTACCCTTTTTTAACTAGGCGTTTTCAATTATTGGCATTGCGAATTAATTTTCGTTTTCATAGAAAAGTTGTCGTGATTGATGGCAAGGTAGGTTATATTGGAGGATTCAATATTGGGGACCAGTATTTGGGAAAATCAAAAAGATTTGGTAATTGGCGTGATTCCCAGCTTAAAATTATTGGCGATTCGGTACTTTCCCTGCAATCACGTTTTTTTATTGACTGGAATGCAACGGCCAAGAATCGTGACAAATTATCTTTTTTGAATGATTATTTTCCGGCTACTCAAGTTAATGGAATTCATCCAATTCAAATCGTTTCTTCTGGACCGGATTCTTTAATTGCTCAAATTAAGCAGGGCTATTTAAAAATGATAACCTTAGCAACGAAATCAATTACTATTCAAACCCCTTACTTGATTCCTGACCAACCGATCTATGAAAGCCTTATGATTGCTTTAGCCGCTGGAGTTAAAGTAAATATTTTTATTCCGGATCGGCCGGATCATCCTTTTGTTTATCGGGCAACTCAGTATTATGCTCAGGAATTTATTGATTTCGGAGCAAACGTTTATCGCTATGATGGCGGCTTTTTGCATAGCAAACTTTTAATTATCGATGACGAAATTGTCAGTATTGGTTCGGCAAATATGGACATTAGGTCTTTTGAACTAAGCTTTGAAGCAAATGCCTTTATTTATAGCAGTAATTTTGCTAAAAAAATTGAGAAACAAATTTCGATTGATATTTCTAAGTCAAAGCTCCTGAGCAAAAAGGATTTTGAAGCACAAGGATTTTGGATGACGGTATTACAAAAGTTTTCTCGTTTGCTATCACCAATACTTTAA
- a CDS encoding rod shape-determining protein MreD, producing the protein MKNKVTSNNRYLRPKIVYPIFLIFLVFFDGSLMSGFSNFLSFSGWNILPNLTFVGIFYAIHFHSDKHFAFWWWLAAVGLIFDLYYTQAIGTYLVAYLVGAYVVYLIDQRMPYRIWSTFWTVATGLLVFYFLVFIAGILVDETNVAFANYIIFTVLPTILFNAFIEIIFYRPVESLTYIINK; encoded by the coding sequence ATGAAAAATAAAGTTACTTCAAATAATCGTTATTTGCGTCCGAAGATTGTTTATCCGATTTTTTTAATTTTTCTAGTTTTTTTTGACGGTAGTTTAATGTCCGGGTTTTCAAATTTTTTGTCTTTTTCTGGCTGGAATATTCTTCCGAATTTAACTTTTGTTGGTATCTTTTATGCAATTCATTTTCATTCGGATAAACATTTCGCTTTTTGGTGGTGGCTGGCTGCTGTCGGTCTCATTTTTGATTTATATTATACGCAGGCAATTGGTACTTATTTAGTTGCTTATTTAGTCGGTGCTTATGTTGTTTACCTAATAGACCAGCGTATGCCATATCGTATTTGGTCGACTTTTTGGACTGTCGCAACCGGGCTTTTGGTTTTTTATTTTTTGGTCTTCATTGCTGGAATCTTAGTTGACGAAACCAATGTTGCTTTTGCTAATTACATAATTTTTACTGTTTTACCGACAATTCTTTTTAATGCTTTTATTGAAATTATTTTTTACCGTCCAGTTGAGTCGTTAACTTATATAATAAATAAATGA
- the mreC gene encoding rod shape-determining protein MreC gives MRFNGKKILITIISVVVAVSLIIGSSLFYGEAKEIPIAQRFVSDVGAFFGRGVSAPTSVLGSSTNSLTQLFKTYEENKRLVKRVDQIAADQVKIQTLQKENKELKANLNLKDSLTNYTTSSAVVVSRTPSSWNAQLVISKGSNAGVKKNSPILDSKGLIGKVSQVSNTSSKVTLISNVNSDSDRFPVQVTSGGKVVNGIISGYDSDTNELVLDELTSKATVKKGSLVQTSGLGGILPKGLYVGKVVSVRDDTYGIAKEIYIKPAANLSDISSVLVVTGVGGDEK, from the coding sequence TTGCGATTTAACGGAAAGAAAATTTTAATCACTATAATTTCGGTCGTTGTAGCCGTAAGCTTGATTATTGGATCAAGTCTTTTTTATGGCGAGGCCAAGGAAATACCAATTGCTCAACGTTTTGTTTCTGATGTAGGAGCTTTTTTTGGGCGCGGTGTTTCTGCACCAACGAGTGTTTTAGGGAGCTCAACTAATTCCTTGACGCAATTGTTTAAAACTTACGAAGAAAATAAACGTCTTGTTAAACGTGTGGATCAAATTGCTGCCGATCAAGTAAAAATTCAGACACTGCAAAAAGAAAATAAAGAACTTAAAGCTAATTTGAATTTGAAAGATTCTTTGACTAATTACACTACATCTAGTGCAGTTGTAGTTAGTCGAACTCCAAGCAGTTGGAATGCACAATTAGTTATTAGCAAAGGTTCAAACGCTGGTGTCAAAAAGAATTCGCCAATTTTAGATTCTAAAGGTCTGATTGGTAAGGTAAGCCAGGTTTCTAACACAAGCAGCAAAGTGACACTTATTTCAAATGTGAATTCTGATTCCGATCGTTTTCCTGTCCAAGTTACTAGTGGCGGAAAAGTTGTTAATGGAATTATTTCCGGATATGATTCTGATACAAATGAGCTGGTTCTTGACGAACTGACTTCAAAAGCTACGGTCAAAAAGGGAAGCCTTGTACAAACATCTGGTCTTGGTGGAATTTTGCCTAAGGGACTTTATGTTGGAAAAGTTGTTAGTGTTCGTGATGATACTTATGGGATTGCCAAAGAGATTTATATCAAACCGGCTGCAAATCTATCGGATATTTCTAGTGTTCTTGTAGTAACTGGGGTCGGCGGCGATGAAAAATAA
- a CDS encoding rod shape-determining protein, translated as MALGFGQKNVGIDLGTSNTLVFLEGSGVIINEPSFVAKDTATGELMAVGSAAHKMFEKNPPTISVIRPLRKGVISDLNATIGLLNYFLNVAYNNHPGKPVAIIGVPSGVTEVERRAVKDAAQSAGVKDAYIIDEPIAAAVGAGLPVYDAPGTMIVDLGGGTVDIATISLGKANATRSTVYAGDAMNDAIKDMVLQRYNFRISQGDAQILKEEIGSADVKASKQLGSATVKGIDLISGLPAQRDVTAEDVALAIASPVNHILTEIQTTLEESLPELVSDIIDRGITLTGGGANLRFLDRAIADTVHVPVFIAPNPQEAVVNGLGEMLRSSQLQFKE; from the coding sequence ATGGCATTAGGATTTGGACAAAAAAATGTCGGGATTGATCTCGGCACCAGTAACACTTTAGTCTTTTTAGAAGGATCTGGAGTTATTATTAACGAACCAAGCTTTGTTGCAAAAGATACAGCAACAGGCGAATTGATGGCTGTCGGTTCAGCGGCACATAAAATGTTTGAGAAAAATCCACCAACTATTTCGGTTATTCGTCCGTTGCGAAAGGGAGTTATTTCCGATTTAAACGCGACGATTGGATTATTAAACTATTTTTTAAACGTTGCCTACAATAACCATCCAGGAAAACCGGTTGCAATTATTGGTGTTCCCAGTGGCGTAACCGAGGTTGAACGCAGGGCTGTCAAAGATGCTGCTCAATCGGCTGGTGTCAAAGACGCTTATATTATTGATGAACCAATTGCTGCTGCTGTTGGCGCAGGACTCCCGGTTTACGATGCTCCGGGTACGATGATAGTTGATTTAGGTGGCGGAACGGTTGATATTGCTACTATTAGTTTGGGCAAGGCCAACGCGACCCGTTCGACTGTTTATGCAGGTGACGCAATGAATGACGCAATTAAGGATATGGTTTTGCAGCGTTATAATTTCCGGATCTCTCAAGGAGATGCTCAGATTCTTAAAGAAGAAATTGGTTCGGCGGATGTTAAGGCTTCAAAACAGTTGGGCTCGGCGACCGTTAAGGGGATTGATTTGATTTCCGGTTTACCGGCACAGCGTGATGTTACCGCTGAAGATGTTGCTTTAGCGATTGCTAGCCCGGTAAATCACATTTTGACGGAGATCCAAACAACCTTGGAGGAATCACTCCCAGAATTAGTTTCGGATATCATTGATCGTGGTATTACACTGACTGGCGGCGGCGCTAATTTGCGTTTTTTGGATCGGGCAATTGCCGATACAGTTCATGTTCCAGTATTTATTGCACCAAATCCACAGGAAGCAGTTGTTAATGGACTGGGTGAGATGCTTCGCTCTTCTCAGTTACAATTTAAAGAATAA
- a CDS encoding bifunctional folylpolyglutamate synthase/dihydrofolate synthase, translating into MIENENEAIEWIHSLTKAGNRAKHDTQERLLNLLEKIGHPEKKLPAIIHVTGTNGKGSVSRFSQAILTASGFRTGLFVSPFIIKFNERIEIDGEYISADDLVKYTKIIFDNYTDQTEFEVITAIAILYFSESHLDALVIEVGIGGLWDSTNVIDATIAVITSVGLDHMDILGDTLVKIAFQKVGIVKPTTKALVYGRLPSEAKDVIEARAKELKVPYGQIDSKLPLSRGYYQRYNSALAWAAVKLYLHATLTSDHFLNIIDSWPQDKLIKFLNSVSWPVRMEKISKDPLIILDGAHNVQGVATLNDSLLKEYGDREQLIVFGHLKKKDISVDSFDDLPLATVFPVNWQAYKETAESSNYKEWHWQLDELLRKINRKKQMIVVTGSLYFVSQARAYLKEKLAKSN; encoded by the coding sequence ATGATTGAAAACGAAAACGAGGCAATCGAATGGATTCATTCCTTAACGAAAGCGGGCAACCGAGCTAAGCATGATACTCAAGAACGACTATTGAACCTGCTGGAGAAGATCGGTCACCCGGAAAAGAAGCTACCAGCAATTATTCATGTTACCGGGACAAACGGTAAAGGATCGGTTTCTCGTTTCTCACAGGCAATTTTAACTGCCTCTGGATTTAGAACCGGATTATTTGTTTCTCCTTTTATTATTAAATTCAATGAACGGATTGAAATTGATGGTGAGTATATTTCAGCTGATGATTTGGTTAAATATACTAAAATTATTTTTGATAATTATACTGATCAGACCGAATTTGAAGTCATTACAGCAATCGCAATTCTTTATTTTTCCGAATCCCATTTAGATGCTCTGGTTATCGAAGTCGGTATCGGTGGTCTTTGGGACTCTACGAATGTTATTGATGCAACCATTGCCGTTATCACCAGCGTCGGGCTTGATCACATGGATATTTTAGGTGATACACTTGTAAAAATTGCTTTTCAAAAGGTTGGGATTGTTAAGCCAACTACTAAAGCCTTGGTTTATGGCCGCCTTCCAAGCGAAGCCAAAGATGTGATCGAAGCGCGCGCAAAGGAATTGAAAGTTCCTTATGGACAAATCGATTCCAAGCTTCCGCTTTCCCGCGGTTATTATCAACGTTATAATTCGGCTTTGGCCTGGGCAGCTGTTAAACTTTATCTGCATGCAACTTTAACAAGTGACCATTTTTTAAATATAATTGACAGTTGGCCACAAGATAAATTGATAAAGTTTTTAAATTCTGTTTCTTGGCCGGTGCGGATGGAAAAAATTTCTAAAGATCCTTTGATAATTTTGGATGGTGCCCACAACGTTCAAGGTGTTGCAACATTGAATGATTCATTACTAAAGGAGTATGGCGATCGAGAGCAATTAATTGTTTTTGGTCACTTGAAGAAGAAAGACATTTCGGTTGACAGTTTTGACGATCTACCGCTGGCAACTGTTTTTCCGGTAAATTGGCAGGCTTATAAAGAGACAGCGGAATCCAGTAATTACAAAGAATGGCACTGGCAATTAGATGAGTTGTTGCGTAAAATTAATCGAAAAAAACAAATGATAGTGGTAACCGGCTCGCTTTATTTCGTTAGCCAAGCACGTGCATATTTAAAAGAAAAATTAGCAAAAAGCAATTAA
- a CDS encoding valine--tRNA ligase codes for MRKIDMSTKYNPSEIENGIYDHWQQEELFNPDVDKKLKPAKYADGQPESYSIVIPPPNVTGKLHLGHAWDTTLQDMLIRQKRMQGYDTLWLPGMDHAGIATQAKVEARLREDGISRYDLGREKFVDKVWQWKDEYASIIKEQWAKMGLSLDFSRERFTLDKGLNDAVRKVFVDLYNKGLIYRGEYIINWDPQARTALSDIEVIHKDDKGAFYHVKYPFVDKNFEFNGKNYIEIATTRPETMFGDTAVAVNPSDERYEKIVGKKIIVPLVNREIEIIADQYVDKDFGTGMVKITPAHDPNDFQVGNRHNLPRINTMNEDASMNENAGKYQGMDRFQARKAMVEDLQNGDYMLKIEPIVHSVGHSERTDVQVEARLSTQWFVKMKPLAKQALEMQNQQNDKVDFWPVRFGDTYQTWMNNIHDWVISRQLWWGHRIPAWYRSTDKGKKETYVGLTAPEGDGWTQDPDVLDTWFSSALWPFSTLGWPDTDNADYKRFYPTSTMVTGYDIIFFWISRMIFQAKEFTGTRPFKNVLIHGLIRDSKGRKMSKSLGNGIDPMDVIDEYGTDALRWFLSTGSTPGQDLNFSNDKMDSAWNFINKIWNVSRYVLMNLEIDTKIQLPDRNLLTLADKWILSRLNSTIGNVTKNFDKFEFGEAGRQLYNFIWDDFADWYIEMTKETLTDDSALNKETVQQVLAYVLDQTLRLLHPIMPFVTEAIWQQLPQHQNDQSLVIADYPKIDKTLNDPEAEKSFTILQNLIVAIRNIRTEAKAPISIPVDILIQIDNEELEGIFQSNIDYINRFGHPKKLEIAKKIQAPSLAMSRVISGATIYIPLAELINLDEEINRLQKEVEKFVGEVKRSSGKLSNNKFVNSAPKKVVEAERNKLADWERKLNATESRIEELKENHD; via the coding sequence ATGCGTAAAATCGATATGTCAACTAAATATAATCCAAGCGAGATTGAAAACGGAATTTATGATCATTGGCAGCAAGAAGAACTATTCAATCCGGATGTTGACAAAAAATTAAAACCCGCAAAATACGCTGATGGTCAGCCTGAATCATATTCAATTGTTATTCCTCCGCCGAATGTGACGGGGAAACTTCATTTAGGACATGCTTGGGATACGACCTTACAAGATATGCTGATTCGACAAAAGAGAATGCAGGGTTACGATACTTTATGGCTCCCGGGAATGGATCATGCCGGAATTGCAACGCAGGCGAAAGTCGAAGCCCGCTTGCGTGAAGACGGTATCTCCCGCTACGATCTGGGTCGTGAAAAATTCGTAGACAAAGTTTGGCAATGGAAAGATGAATATGCTTCGATAATTAAAGAGCAATGGGCTAAAATGGGCCTTTCTTTGGATTTTTCAAGAGAACGTTTTACTTTAGACAAAGGCTTAAACGATGCGGTTAGAAAAGTTTTTGTTGATTTATATAACAAAGGATTGATTTATCGCGGCGAATATATTATCAATTGGGATCCTCAGGCCCGAACTGCTTTGTCGGATATCGAAGTTATTCATAAAGATGATAAAGGAGCTTTTTATCATGTTAAGTATCCCTTCGTTGATAAAAATTTTGAATTTAATGGTAAGAACTACATTGAAATAGCGACAACCCGACCGGAAACAATGTTTGGAGATACGGCTGTTGCAGTTAACCCATCTGATGAGCGTTACGAAAAAATAGTTGGCAAAAAGATTATTGTTCCTTTAGTTAATCGTGAAATTGAAATTATTGCCGATCAGTATGTTGATAAAGACTTCGGTACCGGAATGGTTAAAATTACGCCGGCTCACGATCCGAATGATTTTCAGGTTGGCAATCGCCATAATTTGCCTAGAATCAACACAATGAATGAAGACGCTTCGATGAATGAAAATGCCGGAAAATATCAAGGCATGGATCGCTTCCAAGCCCGCAAGGCGATGGTTGAGGATTTGCAGAATGGCGACTATATGTTGAAAATCGAACCGATTGTCCATTCGGTTGGCCATTCCGAAAGAACCGATGTTCAGGTTGAGGCTCGTCTATCCACTCAATGGTTTGTAAAAATGAAGCCTCTGGCAAAACAGGCTTTAGAAATGCAAAACCAGCAGAATGATAAAGTTGATTTTTGGCCGGTTCGTTTTGGAGATACTTATCAGACATGGATGAATAATATCCATGATTGGGTTATTTCAAGACAATTATGGTGGGGACATCGGATTCCGGCTTGGTATCGAAGTACGGATAAAGGAAAAAAGGAGACCTACGTTGGTTTAACTGCTCCAGAGGGTGATGGCTGGACCCAAGATCCGGACGTTTTGGATACTTGGTTTTCCAGTGCTTTATGGCCCTTCTCAACGCTTGGTTGGCCGGATACAGATAACGCTGATTACAAGCGCTTTTATCCAACTTCGACAATGGTTACCGGCTATGACATTATTTTCTTTTGGATTAGCCGAATGATTTTCCAAGCTAAGGAATTTACTGGTACGCGGCCCTTTAAAAACGTTTTGATTCATGGCTTGATACGTGATTCAAAAGGACGCAAGATGTCCAAGTCCTTAGGTAACGGAATCGATCCAATGGACGTGATCGACGAGTATGGTACTGATGCTCTGCGTTGGTTCTTATCTACCGGATCAACCCCTGGACAGGATTTGAACTTTTCCAATGACAAAATGGATTCAGCCTGGAATTTTATCAATAAAATTTGGAATGTTTCTCGTTATGTTTTGATGAATTTGGAAATTGATACAAAAATCCAGCTGCCTGATCGAAATCTTTTGACTTTGGCCGATAAATGGATTTTGTCGCGCTTAAATTCAACAATTGGAAATGTAACGAAAAATTTTGATAAATTCGAGTTCGGTGAAGCCGGACGCCAACTTTATAACTTTATTTGGGATGATTTTGCCGATTGGTATATTGAAATGACCAAGGAAACTTTGACTGATGATTCAGCATTAAATAAAGAAACGGTCCAACAAGTCTTGGCTTATGTATTGGATCAAACATTACGCCTGTTACATCCGATAATGCCTTTTGTTACTGAAGCTATTTGGCAACAACTACCTCAACATCAGAATGATCAAAGCCTTGTAATTGCCGATTATCCAAAAATTGATAAAACTCTAAATGATCCAGAGGCTGAAAAATCCTTTACAATTTTGCAGAATTTAATCGTTGCAATCCGAAATATTCGTACTGAAGCAAAAGCGCCAATCTCGATTCCGGTTGATATTCTTATTCAAATTGATAATGAGGAATTAGAAGGGATTTTTCAGAGTAATATTGACTATATTAATCGTTTCGGACACCCAAAAAAATTAGAAATTGCCAAAAAAATTCAAGCGCCTTCCTTAGCGATGTCGCGGGTTATCTCAGGAGCAACAATCTATATTCCTTTGGCTGAGCTGATTAATCTGGATGAAGAAATCAATCGTCTGCAAAAAGAGGTAGAAAAGTTTGTCGGTGAAGTAAAACGCTCATCCGGAAAGCTATCGAATAATAAATTTGTTAATAGTGCACCAAAAAAAGTTGTTGAAGCGGAAAGGAACAAACTGGCTGATTGGGAAAGGAAACTAAATGCAACCGAATCTCGTATTGAGGAATTAAAAGAAAATCATGATTGA
- the ezrA gene encoding septation ring formation regulator EzrA, with amino-acid sequence MIWVLLIISIILLVSYLAAVLFQRSYAKRANEVVDEKDKLAQINVRQALLDARKLSLTGKSLHEYQQLEADYNDIENSKFLHIDQLANSVVFDSRGLNVFKTRDEFNTLNSTLKETKAKIASIQSGLEKLNEVDQEHRKAVDELRLRYDKLRKKILAESFKYGPASEPLENVLSGLEDNFAKFVKLTESGDHTAATDVYEQLRVETNDLEKKMIDIPPLYDKLVNRYPTNFKELQTGADQLTKQGFVFDADPNVVIADMKKSHGQILNALKNLDMKKTADAERILEVQIKTLYDTIENEYGAEYDVKKNDRRLTNQLKHVRAQNQELTLEIDRLAQRFTLSHSEVEDTRGWGEQIKSVSEQNDESKKRWHEKKAPFTALREIQNGLFEQLDQIAKNQKDLYVTISSYPQVFDDLKRISLQYSGELSNIRRVLEQVDMPGLPADYRLQFISVQDEIKALNNMVSASRVNLDDAQRQAHEVTTDLADLKSSSSELYVNANLAVELIHYANRFSDRQEIVSALQQARLYYERDLDYGRTVDLVGRALNQVDPGSYERLKDGYTNRNQTPF; translated from the coding sequence ATGATTTGGGTCTTATTAATAATTTCGATAATTTTACTGGTCAGTTATCTGGCAGCCGTACTTTTTCAGCGTTCCTATGCAAAACGAGCGAATGAAGTTGTAGACGAAAAAGATAAGTTGGCACAGATTAATGTCAGACAGGCGCTTTTGGATGCTCGCAAACTGAGTTTGACCGGCAAATCCCTGCATGAGTATCAGCAGTTGGAGGCCGATTATAACGATATTGAGAATTCAAAATTCTTACATATTGATCAATTAGCCAATTCGGTTGTTTTTGATTCGCGCGGATTGAATGTTTTTAAAACACGCGATGAATTCAACACGTTAAATTCAACTTTAAAAGAGACGAAAGCAAAAATCGCCAGTATTCAGAGTGGTTTGGAAAAGCTCAACGAAGTTGATCAGGAACATCGCAAAGCGGTTGATGAACTTAGACTAAGATATGACAAGTTGCGGAAGAAAATTTTGGCAGAATCCTTTAAGTATGGGCCGGCTTCTGAACCGCTTGAAAACGTTCTTTCGGGTTTGGAAGATAATTTTGCCAAATTTGTTAAGTTAACTGAATCGGGTGACCATACGGCTGCGACTGACGTTTATGAACAGCTTCGTGTCGAGACTAACGATTTGGAAAAGAAAATGATTGATATTCCGCCACTTTATGACAAACTGGTCAATCGCTATCCGACGAACTTTAAAGAACTTCAAACTGGTGCCGATCAGTTGACAAAGCAGGGATTTGTTTTTGATGCTGATCCGAATGTTGTAATTGCCGACATGAAAAAGAGCCATGGCCAGATTTTAAATGCTTTGAAAAATTTGGATATGAAAAAAACGGCTGATGCTGAAAGAATTCTTGAAGTGCAGATTAAGACTCTTTACGACACGATTGAAAACGAATATGGTGCTGAATACGATGTCAAGAAAAATGATCGTCGATTAACCAATCAGCTTAAACACGTGAGGGCACAGAACCAGGAACTTACGCTTGAAATTGATCGTTTAGCTCAACGCTTTACACTATCGCATTCGGAAGTCGAGGACACCCGTGGTTGGGGTGAACAAATTAAATCCGTTTCCGAACAAAATGATGAAAGCAAAAAGCGTTGGCATGAAAAGAAAGCCCCGTTTACAGCATTACGTGAAATTCAAAATGGATTATTCGAACAATTGGACCAAATTGCTAAGAATCAAAAAGACCTTTATGTGACAATTAGTTCTTATCCACAGGTTTTTGATGATTTGAAAAGAATTTCCCTTCAGTATTCCGGCGAATTGTCAAACATTCGTCGCGTGTTGGAACAAGTTGATATGCCAGGATTGCCGGCAGATTATCGTTTGCAGTTTATTTCTGTTCAAGATGAAATCAAGGCTTTAAATAATATGGTTTCGGCGTCAAGAGTAAATCTTGACGATGCTCAAAGACAAGCCCATGAGGTTACTACAGATCTTGCTGATCTGAAATCCAGTTCTTCGGAATTATATGTTAATGCTAATTTAGCCGTTGAACTGATCCATTATGCAAATCGTTTTTCCGATCGTCAGGAAATTGTATCGGCTTTGCAGCAGGCACGTTTGTACTACGAACGAGATCTTGATTATGGACGGACTGTCGATCTTGTTGGCCGGGCCTTGAATCAAGTTGATCCAGGCAGCTATGAGCGATTGAAAGATGGCTATACGAATCGCAATCAAACGCCCTTTTAG